One stretch of Planococcus sp. PAMC 21323 DNA includes these proteins:
- a CDS encoding hemolysin family protein, with amino-acid sequence MDGQIVISLLLIALLIIATAFFVGAEFAILKVRMSRIDQLIAEGNKKAVLAKKVANDLDYYLSACQLGITITALALGALGEPTVERMLHPLFVSFEVPAALSTVLSYAIALSIVTFLHVVIGELAPKTLAIQYAEKVTLLLAPSLYRFGKLMNPFIWLMNGSARLLLRLFKVEPASHEEAHSEEELKLIMSESFQSGEINQTELTYLKNIFAFDDRIVRNIMIPKVEIVSVDSRLTRAELFEVLDNHQFTRYPVADHGNKDSLIGFINTKELLTSMAAGRTQNPESFIHEMPRFPETTPIQKVLTNMQQSHTHMAIITKDGAMSGLVTMEDILEEIVGEISDDSFEAKPI; translated from the coding sequence TTGGACGGACAAATAGTCATTAGTTTACTACTTATTGCGTTATTAATTATCGCAACTGCATTTTTCGTCGGTGCCGAATTCGCTATTTTAAAAGTGCGAATGTCGAGGATCGACCAATTGATCGCTGAAGGAAATAAAAAAGCTGTACTCGCTAAAAAAGTAGCCAACGATTTGGATTATTACTTATCCGCGTGTCAGCTTGGAATCACGATAACGGCGCTCGCCCTTGGTGCATTAGGAGAGCCGACCGTTGAACGGATGCTGCACCCGTTATTTGTTTCGTTCGAAGTCCCGGCCGCGTTATCGACTGTGTTGTCGTACGCGATCGCACTTTCGATCGTGACGTTTTTACACGTTGTGATAGGCGAACTCGCGCCAAAAACCTTGGCGATTCAATACGCTGAAAAAGTAACATTGTTACTTGCACCATCGTTGTACCGATTTGGTAAACTGATGAATCCGTTTATTTGGTTGATGAATGGCTCGGCACGGTTGTTACTGCGTTTATTCAAAGTAGAGCCGGCTAGTCACGAAGAAGCTCATTCGGAAGAAGAGTTAAAATTGATCATGTCGGAAAGCTTTCAAAGCGGCGAGATCAATCAAACCGAGCTGACGTATTTGAAGAACATCTTTGCTTTTGATGATCGCATTGTGCGCAACATCATGATTCCAAAAGTAGAAATCGTCTCAGTCGACAGCCGTTTGACACGTGCCGAACTTTTTGAAGTGCTGGATAACCATCAGTTTACGCGTTACCCAGTAGCTGATCATGGCAATAAAGACAGCCTCATTGGTTTTATTAACACGAAAGAATTGTTAACGAGCATGGCAGCCGGAAGAACACAAAATCCGGAATCGTTTATTCATGAAATGCCGCGTTTCCCTGAAACGACACCGATTCAAAAAGTGTTGACCAACATGCAACAAAGCCACACGCATATGGCCATCATCACAAAAGACGGTGCTATGAGCGGACTTGTGACGATGGAAGACATTTTAGAAGAAATCGTCGGCGAAATTAGCGACGACTCGTTTGAAGCAAAACCAATTTAA
- a CDS encoding type I restriction endonuclease subunit R — MVHQARTQSEAQLENEMIEQLVGQGYERVSIPSVQALQDNFRTQINKLNEENLEGQALSDKEFERLLLKIEGKSVFESAKILRDKEIISRDDDSILYLKLFDTQNYQNNFLQVTHQTTVVGRYTNRYDVTLLINGLPLVQIELKRRGLHFAEGFNQIMRYRKDSYGGLFNFLQVFVVSNGVDTKYFANSDREPMKSLMFFWSDDANKRITKLDAFTASFLNPVMLQNVLSKYMIINETDKHLMVMRPYQIYAVERILHQTIEKEENGYVWHTTGSGKTLTSFKASELLAQQEDIKKVIFLVDRKDLDSQTMEEFNKFEKDSVDRTTKTGVLVKQLKDPNRKRIITTIQKMAHAVKTERYRDVMKLYENEKVVFVIDECHRSQFGEMNLLIKRHFKRAQYIGFTGTPRFVDNKSQDGRTTSDLFQDCLHTYLIKDAIHDGNVLGFSVEYVSTMKGKDGIDDVTKVPGIDQQELWLADTRIDMIARHIASIHSNKTHNKKYTGLLTAESIPAAIKYYDAFKKIDSGMKITSIFSFGTNEESVEGEEHSRHSLERIMEDFNQEFGSNHTTENFSSYFADVSKKVKSAQIDLLIVVDMFLTGFDAKTLSTLYVDRPLKHHGLIQAYSRTNRVEGPKKQYGNIVCYRNLKEETDTAVRLFSQTGDTETVLMKPYDQYLADFKDQLDQLLDIAVSPEAVDDLEGESKQKEFVISFRDLTRILTKLKTFVEYDFNQPDMGISEQTYKDFRSKYLLLYENDKNAKDKVSVINDIDFEIELMQTDKINVDYILELLRNTNFENKNERDAAVRRAIKEVNEASSDEMRLKRDLLLEFLQGVAPTLTNKDSIDQKYHDFENERRKREIQAMSEKVQVAEDRLEYFMKEYEYTGVSPDQEINDAIKAPFKEKRKRVQALKDFIYDNVRKYS; from the coding sequence ATGGTACATCAAGCAAGAACGCAGTCGGAAGCGCAGCTGGAAAACGAGATGATCGAGCAACTCGTGGGTCAAGGATATGAACGAGTTTCCATTCCTTCTGTCCAAGCATTACAAGATAACTTCCGCACACAAATCAACAAGCTAAACGAAGAAAACCTAGAAGGACAAGCGTTGTCTGATAAAGAGTTTGAGCGATTGCTGTTGAAGATTGAAGGCAAGAGCGTGTTTGAGTCGGCTAAAATTTTGCGCGATAAGGAAATCATTTCGCGCGATGACGACAGCATCCTTTACTTGAAATTATTCGATACGCAAAACTATCAAAACAACTTTCTCCAAGTGACGCATCAAACCACGGTGGTGGGACGTTACACAAATCGCTATGATGTGACATTGCTGATCAACGGCTTGCCACTCGTTCAAATTGAATTAAAACGGAGAGGTCTTCATTTTGCTGAAGGCTTTAACCAAATTATGCGCTACCGTAAAGATTCTTACGGTGGTTTGTTTAACTTTCTGCAAGTTTTTGTAGTGTCAAACGGCGTTGACACGAAGTATTTTGCCAACTCGGACCGGGAGCCGATGAAGAGTTTGATGTTTTTCTGGTCGGACGATGCCAATAAACGCATCACGAAACTAGATGCATTTACTGCTTCTTTCTTAAACCCCGTCATGTTACAAAATGTTTTGTCCAAATACATGATCATAAACGAAACCGATAAACACTTGATGGTCATGCGCCCTTATCAAATTTATGCGGTTGAACGCATTCTCCACCAAACCATTGAAAAAGAAGAAAATGGCTATGTGTGGCACACGACCGGGAGCGGGAAAACTTTAACTTCCTTTAAAGCCAGCGAACTTTTAGCGCAGCAAGAAGACATCAAGAAAGTCATTTTCCTCGTTGACCGAAAAGACTTGGATTCGCAAACGATGGAAGAGTTTAATAAATTCGAAAAAGACTCTGTCGACCGAACAACCAAAACCGGAGTGTTGGTCAAGCAGTTAAAAGATCCGAACCGGAAACGAATCATCACAACGATTCAAAAAATGGCACACGCCGTTAAAACGGAACGGTACCGCGACGTGATGAAACTATACGAAAACGAAAAAGTCGTTTTTGTTATTGATGAATGTCATCGCTCGCAATTTGGTGAGATGAATTTACTGATCAAACGTCATTTCAAACGCGCGCAATACATCGGTTTTACCGGCACCCCGCGTTTTGTCGACAACAAATCACAAGACGGCCGCACCACATCGGATTTATTTCAAGACTGTTTGCATACCTACTTGATTAAAGACGCCATTCATGATGGCAACGTGCTCGGCTTTTCAGTCGAATACGTCAGTACGATGAAAGGCAAAGACGGCATCGATGACGTCACCAAAGTGCCGGGCATTGACCAACAAGAATTGTGGCTAGCAGATACACGCATAGACATGATCGCGCGTCACATCGCAAGCATTCATTCGAATAAAACACATAATAAGAAATACACCGGTTTACTGACGGCAGAAAGCATTCCAGCTGCGATCAAGTATTACGATGCCTTTAAGAAAATCGATTCGGGCATGAAAATTACGTCGATTTTTAGTTTTGGGACAAATGAAGAAAGTGTGGAAGGCGAAGAACATTCGCGTCATTCACTCGAACGCATTATGGAAGATTTCAATCAAGAATTTGGCAGCAATCACACGACGGAAAACTTCTCTTCTTATTTTGCGGATGTTTCGAAAAAAGTGAAATCCGCACAAATTGATTTGCTGATTGTCGTTGATATGTTCTTAACCGGCTTTGACGCCAAAACCTTGAGTACTTTATACGTGGACCGACCGTTAAAGCACCACGGCTTGATCCAAGCGTATTCACGGACAAACCGTGTTGAAGGGCCGAAAAAACAATACGGCAATATTGTGTGCTACCGCAATTTAAAAGAAGAAACAGATACGGCTGTTCGGTTATTTTCTCAAACGGGAGACACGGAAACGGTTCTGATGAAACCTTACGATCAATACTTGGCAGACTTTAAAGACCAACTAGACCAACTTCTCGACATTGCGGTTTCACCAGAAGCGGTAGACGACTTAGAAGGCGAATCCAAGCAAAAAGAGTTTGTTATTTCATTTCGCGACTTAACACGCATTCTTACAAAGTTAAAAACATTTGTGGAATATGACTTTAACCAACCCGACATGGGCATTAGCGAACAAACCTATAAAGATTTCAGAAGCAAATACTTACTTCTTTATGAAAACGATAAAAACGCCAAAGATAAAGTGTCCGTCATTAACGATATCGATTTTGAAATCGAATTGATGCAGACGGACAAAATCAATGTCGATTATATTCTTGAGCTCTTGCGCAATACAAACTTTGAAAATAAAAACGAGCGTGACGCAGCGGTGCGTCGTGCGATTAAAGAAGTGAACGAAGCATCAAGCGATGAAATGCGCTTGAAACGAGATCTATTATTGGAATTCTTACAAGGCGTTGCGCCAACGCTTACGAATAAAGACTCGATTGATCAGAAATACCACGACTTTGAAAACGAGCGTCGCAAACGCGAAATCCAAGCAATGTCTGAGAAAGTCCAAGTGGCAGAAGACCGGCTCGAGTATTTTATGAAAGAATATGAGTATACGGGCGTATCCCCTGATCAAGAAATCAATGACGCGATCAAAGCACCGTTTAAAGAAAAGCGGAAACGTGTTCAGGCGTTAAAGGATTTTATCTATGATAATGTGAGGAAGTATTCTTGA
- a CDS encoding flotillin family protein: MQSLGIITVIIALVIIAAIAGIGYFFWMKIRYRTAKSNEALIITGPKLGDPQKDTNIFTDDEGRSMKIIRGGGYLLKRFQTSTPVSLTSFQLKLATPRVYTNAGVPIVADAVAMVKVADTLNGIANYAEQFLGKEQEEIETEIIEVLGSNLRAILSKMTVEDINSDREKFNTDVQDVAQKQLDLMGFKITSLGLTDLRDADENNGYLENLGRPRIAEVRKLAEIAEANTERETRIHRAQTDQEAKEEEYKRQISTAESKKEKDIKDAAFKEETERARAKSEQSYELEKAKLAMEIQDEELSMQFAARERAVKLEEEESKVRKTKADATYYETTRSAEADARRAVIDGEAKAKIKRDEGAAEAEVIRERGKAEAESRKLLAEAMEEHGDVIITEKLIDMLPVFAEKVALPLSNIESVKIIDSGNGQGIPSFGRSVTKTMVDMQEPLKEMTGIDIGDLLKSYVNRNNQPAAQAPVATMPVVQKEETVEDMNQPEEEL, translated from the coding sequence ATGCAATCATTAGGAATTATTACAGTCATTATTGCGCTAGTCATCATTGCAGCAATTGCCGGCATCGGGTATTTTTTCTGGATGAAGATCCGTTACCGTACCGCGAAATCCAATGAGGCGCTAATTATCACGGGTCCAAAATTAGGCGATCCGCAAAAAGATACGAATATTTTCACCGATGACGAAGGGCGTTCAATGAAAATCATACGAGGCGGCGGTTATTTACTGAAACGTTTCCAAACATCAACGCCTGTTAGTTTGACTTCATTTCAACTGAAACTTGCGACACCGCGTGTTTATACAAACGCTGGGGTACCGATTGTTGCAGACGCTGTTGCCATGGTGAAAGTCGCTGACACGTTAAACGGCATTGCCAATTATGCCGAGCAGTTTCTTGGGAAAGAACAAGAAGAAATTGAAACAGAAATTATCGAAGTACTGGGCAGTAATTTGCGTGCTATCCTATCGAAAATGACGGTAGAAGACATCAATAGCGACCGCGAGAAATTCAACACGGATGTACAAGACGTTGCCCAAAAGCAACTAGATTTGATGGGCTTTAAAATCACGTCACTCGGCTTGACCGATTTGCGTGATGCGGATGAAAATAATGGCTACTTAGAAAACCTAGGTCGACCGCGTATCGCAGAAGTGCGAAAGCTTGCTGAAATCGCAGAAGCCAATACCGAGCGCGAAACACGTATTCACCGCGCGCAAACCGACCAAGAAGCAAAAGAGGAAGAGTACAAACGCCAAATTTCTACAGCCGAATCGAAAAAAGAAAAAGACATAAAAGACGCCGCGTTTAAAGAAGAAACCGAACGTGCACGTGCCAAGTCGGAACAGTCTTACGAACTGGAAAAAGCCAAACTTGCAATGGAAATCCAAGACGAAGAACTCAGTATGCAATTTGCGGCACGTGAACGCGCAGTTAAACTTGAAGAAGAAGAAAGCAAAGTGCGTAAAACAAAAGCTGATGCGACTTACTACGAAACGACACGTTCCGCAGAAGCTGATGCGCGCCGTGCTGTTATCGACGGGGAAGCAAAAGCGAAGATTAAGCGTGACGAAGGTGCTGCAGAAGCAGAAGTTATTCGTGAGCGCGGTAAAGCAGAAGCCGAGTCTCGTAAATTGCTTGCTGAAGCAATGGAAGAGCATGGCGACGTGATCATCACCGAAAAACTAATCGACATGCTGCCAGTATTCGCGGAGAAAGTTGCCTTGCCACTAAGCAATATTGAATCGGTGAAAATCATTGATTCCGGCAACGGCCAAGGCATTCCATCATTTGGCCGAAGCGTCACGAAAACGATGGTCGACATGCAAGAACCGTTGAAAGAAATGACCGGTATCGATATCGGCGATTTGCTGAAGTCGTACGTCAATCGCAACAACCAACCCGCAGCGCAAGCACCAGTTGCAACAATGCCTGTGGTGCAAAAAGAAGAAACGGTTGAGGATATGAATCAACCTGAAGAAGAATTGTAA
- a CDS encoding type II toxin-antitoxin system Phd/YefM family antitoxin: MSSITATTPTNLRKNLFNVLEDVTEANTEVIITLKSGKNAVLISEDELNSYREMAHLMSTKENRDRLNEAITQLENGKGTVRELLEEDKHAESLV, from the coding sequence ATGTCATCAATTACTGCTACAACTCCAACCAATCTTAGAAAAAATCTTTTTAATGTTTTAGAAGATGTTACAGAAGCTAACACAGAAGTTATCATTACGCTAAAGTCTGGTAAAAATGCTGTATTAATTTCTGAAGATGAATTGAATTCCTATCGTGAAATGGCTCATTTGATGTCTACGAAAGAGAATAGAGATAGACTTAATGAAGCCATTACTCAGCTTGAAAATGGCAAGGGAACGGTTCGAGAGTTACTCGAGGAAGATAAACATGCTGAAAGTCTGGTCTGA
- a CDS encoding Ltp family lipoprotein, with protein sequence MWKNKKLWTSAGLIVLLSGCSGEVVDVDEPVLEVAEVDAAETEKSEKEVDDKEKEEAEVKAETEAAEKAKSEEKQKAEVEAKEKAEAEEQAKAEEQAKAEEQAKAEAEEAERKEAENAGSVSQQQAVGMAENYISYTAFSKSGLIEQLEFEGFSNADAAFAVEQIDVSWNSQAVLAAENYIAYTAFSKKGLIEQLEFEGHSNGDAANAVEEITVDWGEQAMLAAENYLEYTSFSRSGLIEQLEFEGHSNADATNAVNAVGL encoded by the coding sequence ATGTGGAAAAATAAGAAGTTATGGACATCTGCGGGACTAATCGTACTGTTAAGCGGCTGTAGCGGAGAAGTGGTAGACGTAGATGAACCTGTTCTTGAAGTTGCAGAAGTCGATGCTGCAGAAACAGAAAAATCTGAGAAAGAAGTAGATGACAAGGAAAAAGAAGAAGCGGAGGTAAAAGCTGAAACCGAAGCAGCAGAAAAAGCAAAATCTGAGGAAAAGCAAAAGGCTGAAGTAGAAGCAAAAGAGAAAGCAGAAGCGGAAGAGCAAGCGAAAGCAGAAGAGCAAGCAAAAGCAGAAGAGCAAGCAAAAGCTGAAGCCGAAGAGGCAGAACGCAAAGAAGCAGAAAATGCAGGTTCAGTATCTCAGCAACAAGCTGTAGGAATGGCAGAAAATTATATCTCATACACCGCATTTTCGAAAAGCGGACTGATCGAACAATTGGAATTTGAAGGATTTAGTAATGCAGATGCAGCATTTGCTGTAGAACAAATCGATGTCAGTTGGAACTCGCAAGCAGTACTAGCAGCTGAAAATTATATCGCGTATACTGCTTTTTCGAAAAAAGGACTGATCGAACAGTTGGAATTCGAAGGTCATAGTAACGGCGATGCAGCAAACGCAGTAGAAGAAATCACTGTGGACTGGGGCGAACAAGCCATGTTAGCTGCAGAGAATTATCTTGAATACACGTCTTTCTCAAGATCTGGGCTGATTGAGCAACTGGAGTTTGAGGGGCATAGTAATGCTGATGCTACGAATGCAGTGAATGCGGTAGGACTTTAA
- a CDS encoding Txe/YoeB family addiction module toxin — protein sequence MLKVWSDQAWEDYLHWQATDKKIVKKINKLIKEIERHPYTGLGKPEPLKHDWTGYWSRQITQEHRLVYKVENDSVKIAQARFHY from the coding sequence ATGCTGAAAGTCTGGTCTGATCAGGCGTGGGAAGATTACCTTCATTGGCAAGCTACTGATAAAAAGATTGTGAAAAAAATTAACAAATTAATAAAAGAAATCGAGCGTCATCCATATACGGGACTTGGTAAACCAGAACCGCTGAAACATGACTGGACTGGTTATTGGTCTAGGCAGATTACACAAGAGCACCGCTTGGTTTATAAAGTTGAAAATGATTCCGTTAAAATTGCGCAAGCAAGATTTCATTATTGA
- a CDS encoding short-chain fatty acid transporter has product MKGITRFSNNLMERYLPDPFLFVIILTVVVFGLGLGLTDSSPVQMVAFWGEGFWALLAFSMQMVLVLVTGFVLASSPIFKKGLGKLASFAKSPGSAILWVSIVSLAASWINWGFGLVIGALFAKELAKRVENVDYRLLIASAYSGFLIWHAGFSGSIPLSIATEGHPFADKIGIIPTSETIFSSYNLIIVLALIIIVPLLNRMMMPKKEETVTVDPKVLVEPVAEDVPAKGDMTPAERLENSWILSMVIGVLGIAFIVYYFNNNGFALTLDLVNFMFLFLGILFHGTPRKYLIAVQEAVKGAGAIIVQFPFYAGIMGMMTASGLAAVISEAFVSISTVDTFPLFAFLSAGLVNFFVPSGGGQWAVQAPIMLEAAEMLGSDPAKVAMAVAWGDAWTNMIQPFWALPALAIAGLKAKDIMGFCVIVLVVSGVVIGAGLLFL; this is encoded by the coding sequence ATGAAAGGGATTACACGTTTTTCGAATAATTTGATGGAGCGTTATTTACCGGATCCGTTTTTATTCGTGATCATTTTGACGGTAGTGGTGTTCGGACTGGGCTTAGGCTTAACGGATTCGTCGCCTGTGCAGATGGTAGCTTTTTGGGGGGAAGGATTCTGGGCGTTACTGGCATTCTCGATGCAAATGGTGCTCGTACTCGTTACCGGATTTGTACTAGCGAGCAGCCCGATTTTCAAAAAGGGACTGGGCAAGCTAGCGAGTTTTGCGAAGTCACCAGGCAGTGCTATTTTGTGGGTATCGATTGTGTCACTTGCAGCAAGCTGGATCAACTGGGGCTTTGGCTTGGTAATTGGTGCGTTGTTTGCAAAAGAATTGGCAAAGCGTGTGGAGAACGTCGATTATCGCTTATTGATTGCCAGTGCGTATTCAGGTTTCTTGATTTGGCACGCGGGATTTTCGGGTTCGATTCCGTTGTCGATTGCAACAGAAGGACATCCATTTGCAGACAAAATCGGTATTATTCCTACGTCAGAAACAATTTTTTCAAGTTATAACTTAATTATCGTTCTGGCATTAATCATCATTGTGCCGTTACTCAATCGCATGATGATGCCGAAAAAAGAAGAAACCGTTACAGTAGATCCAAAAGTGTTAGTCGAACCGGTTGCGGAAGACGTTCCGGCAAAAGGCGATATGACACCAGCAGAACGCCTAGAAAACAGCTGGATTTTATCGATGGTTATAGGTGTTTTAGGTATTGCATTTATTGTTTATTATTTTAACAATAACGGTTTTGCGTTAACGCTCGATTTGGTTAACTTTATGTTCTTGTTCCTCGGCATTCTTTTCCACGGAACGCCGCGCAAATACTTGATCGCCGTTCAAGAAGCGGTCAAAGGAGCAGGTGCCATCATCGTTCAATTCCCGTTTTACGCAGGAATCATGGGCATGATGACAGCTTCTGGATTGGCAGCGGTCATTTCAGAAGCGTTCGTTAGCATTTCAACAGTCGACACGTTCCCACTTTTCGCATTCTTAAGTGCGGGACTCGTTAACTTTTTCGTTCCTTCAGGTGGCGGACAATGGGCGGTACAAGCCCCGATTATGTTAGAAGCTGCTGAAATGCTTGGCAGCGACCCGGCGAAAGTCGCGATGGCTGTTGCATGGGGAGATGCTTGGACAAACATGATCCAGCCGTTCTGGGCTTTGCCAGCACTGGCAATCGCTGGGCTTAAAGCAAAAGACATCATGGGCTTTTGTGTGATTGTGCTAGTGGTTAGTGGTGTAGTGATTGGCGCAGGGTTATTGTTTTTGTAA
- a CDS encoding hemolysin family protein, protein MDIVTLLNIALLILLLALTAFFVGSEFAIVKIRMSRLDQLIAEGNKKAVIAKKVASNLDYYLSACQLGITVTALGLGALGKPTIERLMYPIFDFFAVSETVASTASYAIAFILVTYLHVVVGEMAPKTLAIQFAEKMSLLLAPPLYWFGKVMKPFIWALNGAARVLLRISGVKPADHEQAYSEEELKIVMAQSFEGGAINETELSYMENVFSFDERVAKDIMVPRTELVTLDKDMPLEEIIEILDENNYTRYPVTEDGDKDRILGFVSAKKMLPHIVAGREWYLENFVLELPTVFEATGLQNALMIMQNARVHIAIVADEYGGTAGMITMEDILEEIVGEIRDEFDADEVADISKVSDNQYLINGRVLLKDLEERFDLTFDESDDIDTIGGWIHFKSPGDVETGATFADLNISWTIVEMDNQQIKQVMFHTHSNKLNE, encoded by the coding sequence GTGGATATAGTTACCTTATTGAATATCGCTTTATTAATACTATTGCTGGCCTTAACGGCATTTTTTGTCGGTTCAGAGTTTGCAATCGTGAAAATTCGTATGTCGCGGCTCGACCAATTAATCGCAGAAGGCAATAAAAAAGCGGTCATCGCGAAAAAAGTAGCAAGCAACTTGGATTACTATTTGTCGGCTTGTCAGCTTGGGATTACTGTTACAGCACTTGGACTGGGTGCACTCGGAAAACCAACGATTGAACGATTGATGTACCCGATCTTTGATTTTTTTGCGGTTTCCGAAACAGTAGCATCAACCGCCTCTTACGCGATTGCGTTTATACTCGTAACCTATCTTCACGTAGTGGTCGGCGAAATGGCACCGAAAACATTAGCCATTCAATTTGCTGAGAAGATGTCGTTGCTATTGGCACCGCCACTTTACTGGTTTGGGAAAGTCATGAAGCCTTTTATTTGGGCATTAAACGGAGCGGCTCGCGTATTGCTCCGGATTTCCGGCGTTAAACCAGCGGATCACGAACAAGCGTATTCGGAAGAAGAATTAAAGATTGTCATGGCGCAAAGTTTTGAAGGCGGAGCGATCAACGAAACCGAATTGTCGTATATGGAAAATGTCTTTTCATTTGATGAGCGTGTAGCCAAAGATATTATGGTGCCACGTACAGAACTCGTCACGCTAGATAAAGACATGCCGCTCGAGGAAATTATCGAGATTTTGGATGAAAACAATTACACACGTTATCCTGTCACAGAAGATGGCGACAAAGACCGAATTCTTGGATTTGTCAGTGCCAAGAAAATGCTTCCACATATTGTTGCGGGACGCGAATGGTATTTGGAGAATTTCGTCTTAGAACTGCCAACTGTTTTTGAAGCAACCGGCTTACAAAATGCGCTAATGATTATGCAAAATGCACGCGTCCACATTGCCATTGTTGCAGATGAATATGGTGGTACGGCCGGCATGATCACTATGGAAGACATTTTAGAAGAGATCGTCGGTGAAATACGTGATGAATTTGATGCCGATGAAGTGGCTGACATTAGCAAAGTAAGCGACAATCAGTATTTGATCAATGGCCGCGTGCTGTTGAAAGATCTTGAAGAACGCTTTGATTTAACATTTGATGAAAGTGATGATATCGACACGATTGGTGGATGGATTCACTTCAAAAGCCCGGGAGATGTTGAAACCGGTGCGACGTTCGCGGACTTGAACATTTCATGGACCATCGTTGAAATGGACAACCAGCAAATCAAGCAAGTGATGTTTCATACGCATTCAAATAAGTTGAACGAATAA
- a CDS encoding DUF4306 domain-containing protein, which yields MKEQSARNTREGIIFVGALIFFAVATFFSLYEGSRLDNVPWEWPYSAVFTNWLNGGVESAADILTIDYLVYAAKFAPVYPTIMFFSAFALLLQLASWILKKSEIALSVFHLVCGFALLFMSGVLMSSPTVGLEFFSRVFFVTALVVVISGVVSFVKARKQVV from the coding sequence ATGAAAGAACAATCAGCAAGAAATACGAGAGAAGGGATTATATTTGTCGGCGCGTTAATCTTTTTTGCCGTAGCCACATTTTTTAGTTTGTACGAAGGTAGCCGTCTGGATAATGTCCCTTGGGAATGGCCGTACTCTGCGGTTTTTACTAATTGGCTAAACGGTGGTGTTGAGTCGGCTGCTGATATTTTGACGATTGACTATTTGGTATACGCTGCGAAATTCGCACCAGTGTATCCAACTATTATGTTTTTTTCTGCGTTCGCATTGCTGCTGCAACTAGCTTCGTGGATCTTAAAAAAGAGTGAAATTGCGTTAAGTGTGTTCCATCTCGTGTGTGGATTTGCTCTTTTGTTTATGAGTGGCGTATTGATGTCGTCGCCAACAGTCGGACTTGAGTTTTTCTCTCGGGTTTTCTTTGTTACGGCCTTAGTTGTGGTGATTTCAGGAGTGGTTTCTTTCGTTAAAGCTCGGAAACAGGTTGTGTGA
- a CDS encoding MerR family transcriptional regulator produces the protein MKIGEVAKMSGVSTRTIDYYTVLGLLHSERSDTNYRLYPASTLQTLQRIHLLKKQRMSILEIKEVLASPKSSKTELLVDEVYEEFECLQRKITSLEEQLKDAPSSVKLHVSKALEHQLAAITALIALL, from the coding sequence ATGAAAATCGGGGAAGTTGCAAAAATGAGCGGGGTATCGACGAGAACCATCGATTATTACACGGTATTAGGATTACTACATAGCGAGCGGTCTGACACCAACTACCGGCTTTATCCGGCTTCTACCCTGCAGACGCTCCAACGCATTCACTTATTGAAAAAACAGCGTATGTCGATTCTGGAAATTAAAGAAGTGCTGGCTTCACCAAAAAGCTCGAAGACAGAGCTATTAGTAGATGAAGTATATGAAGAATTCGAATGCTTGCAACGAAAAATCACCAGCTTGGAAGAGCAGTTAAAAGATGCGCCAAGTTCTGTAAAACTGCACGTCAGCAAAGCACTCGAGCACCAATTAGCAGCAATCACTGCGTTGATCGCTTTGTTGTAA